A single genomic interval of Leptospirales bacterium harbors:
- a CDS encoding SCO family protein, with amino-acid sequence MTAGLQAESSRTPAEVGVTEHRGERVPLDVMVRDESGAERRLGDFFRRGRPVVLIPSYYHCPRLCTYVFKAVQKAVAEVRASGLAPGRDFQVLSYSFDSREGYAEAKKRATSIRSLFGAQPLPEGAWQFLSGDAAAASRLMGSIGYRYKADGESDFSHAAAIVLLAPDGKITRYLYGIEYPEREFRLSLVEAANGTIGGATEQIMLYCFRYDPVEGRYTPFAWAFVRIGGAATLALVLALIFFLLRRERRAKGA; translated from the coding sequence ATGACCGCAGGCCTCCAGGCGGAATCCTCGCGCACGCCGGCCGAGGTCGGCGTAACCGAACATCGTGGCGAGCGGGTTCCCCTCGACGTCATGGTCCGTGACGAATCCGGCGCCGAGCGGCGGCTGGGCGACTTCTTCCGGCGCGGGCGCCCGGTGGTACTGATTCCTTCCTATTATCATTGCCCGCGATTGTGTACCTACGTCTTCAAGGCGGTTCAGAAGGCGGTGGCCGAGGTTCGCGCCAGCGGTCTGGCGCCGGGCCGCGATTTTCAGGTTCTCTCCTATAGTTTTGACAGCAGAGAGGGTTATGCAGAGGCAAAGAAGCGCGCTACGTCCATCCGCAGCCTGTTCGGGGCGCAGCCGCTTCCCGAGGGCGCCTGGCAATTTCTGAGCGGCGACGCAGCTGCCGCCAGCCGGCTGATGGGCAGCATTGGCTATCGCTACAAAGCCGACGGCGAGAGTGACTTTAGCCATGCCGCCGCGATTGTGCTCCTTGCCCCCGATGGCAAGATTACGCGCTACCTCTACGGAATCGAGTACCCGGAGCGGGAATTCAGGCTTTCGCTGGTAGAGGCGGCAAACGGTACTATCGGCGGTGCAACGGAGCAGATCATGCTCTATTGCTTCCGTTACGATCCGGTGGAGGGGCGGTATACCCCCTTTGCCTGGGCCTTCGTCCGCATCGGCGGAGCGGCCACCCTGGCGCTGGTGCTGGCCTTGATTTTTTTCCTGCTGCGTCGCGAACGACGCGCAAAAGGCGCTTGA
- a CDS encoding alpha/beta hydrolase, whose amino-acid sequence MSTAPRELRIALQHLQLAARDWGDPEAPPILAFHGWLDNAASFDLIAPLLGDFRLIAIDFPGHGRSEHAARGAAHSFIEYPGLVLEALDALGFNCVNLLGHSMGAGVLSLLAGAFPERVRRLALIEGLGPLSDLPETAPQRLREALLARNEKTTGRRNSRGAVYRDLEHAVRARRLAGRLSEEAARLLVERNLKPAPGGFVFRSDARLKQPSLYRMTEEQVSAFLSGIRCPAILISGSESEFKTLYPQLMERARLLPQLRTLELPGGHHVHLDAPEQCAQALAEFFGAPD is encoded by the coding sequence ATGAGCACCGCGCCGCGCGAATTGCGCATCGCACTGCAGCACCTGCAGCTGGCAGCGCGCGACTGGGGCGATCCCGAAGCGCCGCCGATTCTGGCCTTTCACGGGTGGCTGGACAATGCGGCCAGCTTTGATCTTATCGCTCCGCTACTCGGCGATTTTCGTTTGATCGCCATTGACTTTCCCGGGCATGGCCGCTCCGAGCATGCAGCCAGAGGCGCCGCACATTCGTTCATTGAGTATCCTGGACTGGTTCTTGAGGCATTGGATGCCCTTGGCTTCAACTGCGTTAACCTCCTTGGACACAGCATGGGCGCAGGCGTGCTCAGTTTGCTGGCGGGCGCATTTCCAGAGCGCGTGCGACGCCTGGCCTTGATCGAAGGCCTTGGTCCGCTTTCCGATCTTCCCGAGACGGCGCCACAGCGCCTGCGCGAGGCCCTGCTGGCCCGCAATGAAAAGACAACCGGCCGACGCAACTCGCGCGGCGCAGTATACCGCGACCTCGAGCATGCAGTGCGCGCCCGTCGCCTGGCCGGTCGCCTCAGCGAAGAGGCCGCTCGCTTGCTGGTGGAACGCAATCTCAAGCCGGCTCCCGGCGGCTTTGTGTTTCGATCTGATGCCAGGCTCAAACAGCCTTCGCTATATCGGATGACTGAAGAGCAGGTGAGCGCCTTCCTCTCTGGCATTCGCTGTCCGGCGATATTGATCAGCGGCAGCGAGTCAGAGTTCAAGACGCTGTATCCGCAATTAATGGAGCGCGCCAGGTTGCTGCCACAACTGCGCACACTCGAACTTCCCGGCGGCCATCACGTGCACCTCGATGCCCCGGAACAATGCGCCCAGGCGCTGGCGGAGTTTTTTGGCGCTCCCGACTAG